The following coding sequences are from one Diospyros lotus cultivar Yz01 chromosome 7, ASM1463336v1, whole genome shotgun sequence window:
- the LOC127806562 gene encoding serine/threonine-protein kinase STN7, chloroplastic, protein MATVAAVVKLQAFNPNPKKLPSPSFLGKKLKLRPSSNSAPNGRIAVSKSKQLLVCAAGGEILGFAQDLFVGVGVGLPCTVMECGDIIYRSTLPRSNSITLTVPGVILALGAVSYLWSTPGVAPGFWDMFVLAFVERLFRPTYRKDDFVLGKKLGEGAFGVVYRASLAKKPSSKREGDLVVKKATEYGAVEIWMNERVRRACASSCADFLYGFLENSSKKGGEYWLIWRFEGEATLSDLMLSKDFPYNVETMILGEVQSLPKGLGRENKIIQTIMGQILFALDSLHSTGIVHRDIKPQNIIFSEGSRTFKIIDLGAAADLRVGINYIPKEFLLDPRYAAPEQYIMSTQTPSAPSAPVASALSPVLWQLNLPDRFDIYSAGLIFLQMAFPGLRTDSSLIQFNRQLKRCEYDLVAWRKTVEPRASPELRRGFELLDLDGGIGWELLTSMVRYKARQRTSAKTALAHPYFDKEGLLALSAMQNLRLQLFRATQQDYGEAAKWVIRLMAKSGTKQDGGFTEAQLLELREIKPKKAASAQRNFLASALRLQRKIIRTLNESMDELNQRRKSFWWSRWIPREE, encoded by the exons ATGGCGACTGTTGCGGCTGTAGTGAAGCTCCAGGCCTTCAACCCAAACCCCAAGAAGCTGCCATCTCCATCATTCCTGGGCAAGAAGCTTAAGCTCAGACCCTCTTCCAATTCAGCTCCAAATGGAAGAATCGCCGTCTCGAAGTCGAAGCAATTGCTCGTTTGCGCGGCTGGAGGGGAGATTCTGGGTTTTGCTCAGGACCTGTTTGTGGGCGTTGGAGTGGGGCTTCCTTGCACTGTGATGGAGTGCGGCGATATAATCTACCGAAGCACGCTGCCCAGATCGAATAGCATCACGCTCACTGTTCCTGGAGTGATCTTGGCGCTTGGCGCGGTTTCTTATCTTTGGTCGACTCCTGGAGTGGCGCCGGGCTTCTGGGACATGTTTGTTCTTGCTTTTGTGGAGAGATTGTTCAGACCCACTTATAGGAAG GATGATTTTGTGTTGGGGAAGAAGTTGGGTGAGGGAGCTTTCGGAGTAGTGTACAGAGCTTCACTTGCTAAGAAGCCCTCTTCAAAG AGAGAAGGTGATTTAGTCGTGAAAAAGGCTACTGAATATGGTGCTGTCGAGATCTGGATGAATGAACGTGTCCGAAGGGCCTGTGCAAGTAGCTGTGCTGATTTTTTGTATGGCTTCCTTGAG AATTCTTCAAAGAAAGGGGGTGAGTATTGGCTTATATGGAGGTTTGAAGGGGAAGCCACGCTTTCGGATTTGATGCTGAGTAAAGATTTCCCCTATAAT GTGGAAACAATGATACTTGGAGAGGTTCAGAGCTTGCCAAAGGGCTTGGGAAGGGAGAACAAAATCATTCAGACAATCATGGGACAAATCCTTTTTGCTTTGGATAGCCTTCACTCCACTGGGATTGTCCACAGGGATATAAAGCCACAGAACATTATCTTCTCTGAAG GGTCTCGCACATTCAAGATAATTGACCTCGGTGCTGCAGCAGATTTGAGAGTAGGCATCAACTATATCCCAAAGGAGTTCCTTTTAGATCCAAG ATATGCAGCACCCGAGCAATATATTATGAGCACGCAAACTCCATCTGCACCTTCCGCTCCTGTGGCATCTGCTCTTTCCCCAGTTTTGTGGCAG TTGAATCTACCAGATAGATTCGATATCTACAGTGCCGGTCTCATTTTCCTACAAATG GCATTCCCGGGGCTGCGCACCGACAGTAGTCTCATACAATTCAACCGCCAGCTGAAGAGATGTGAATACGATTTGGTTGCGTGGAGGAAGACTGTAGAACCTCGAGCTAGCCCTGAACTGCGGAGAGGCTTTGAATTATTAGATTTAGATGGAGGAATAGGGTGGGAACTTCTCACATCCATGGTTCGCTACAAAGCTCGCCAAAGAACCAGTGCAAAAACCGCTTTGGCTCATCCATACTTCGACAAAGAAGGCTTGCTGGCTTTGTCCGCCATGCAGAATCTCCGGCTGCAGCTCTTTCGAGCGACGCAGCAGGACTACGGGGAAGCAGCCAAGTGGGTTATTCGCCTCATGGCAAAGTCGGGAACGAAACAAGACGGTGGCTTCACGGAAGCCCAGCTTCTGGAGCTCAGA GAGATTAAGCCGAAGAAGGCGGCAAGCGCGCAAAGGAATTTTCTTGCATCGGCTCTCCGGCTGCAGAGGAAGATTATAAGAACACTGAATGAGAGCATGGATGAACTTAACCAACGCAGGAAGAGCTTTTGGTGGAGCCGGTGGATCCCAAGAGAAGAATGA